A portion of the Krasilnikovia cinnamomea genome contains these proteins:
- the argC gene encoding N-acetyl-gamma-glutamyl-phosphate reductase, giving the protein MGVRVAVAGASGYAGGELLRLIAGHPEFDLVAATAHTQAGSPVTAVHPQLAGLDLTLAQTDPATLADADLVFLALPHGQSAALAAQLPASVKVVDLGADFRLRDADAWARYYGGPHAGTWTYGLPELPGQRARIAAASRVANTGCYAATITLALAPLIAAGVASPDDVVVVAASGTSGAGRAAKAHLLGSEVMGDLSPYKVGAHQHVPEIKQATGATSLSMTPVLAPMPRGILATVTAVPTGAADPREVLAAAYADAPFVHVLPPGAWPHTAATAGSNSCHLQAGVDADSGRIIVVSALDNLGKGAAGQAVQCANLMYGLAETTGLSVYGVAP; this is encoded by the coding sequence ATGGGAGTCCGGGTCGCGGTCGCCGGCGCCAGCGGGTACGCGGGGGGCGAGCTGCTGCGCCTGATCGCGGGACACCCCGAGTTCGACCTCGTCGCCGCCACGGCGCACACCCAGGCGGGCAGCCCCGTGACCGCGGTGCACCCGCAGCTCGCCGGGCTCGACCTCACCCTCGCCCAGACCGACCCGGCCACCCTCGCCGACGCCGACCTGGTCTTCCTCGCCCTGCCGCACGGCCAGTCCGCCGCGCTGGCCGCGCAACTCCCGGCGAGCGTGAAGGTCGTCGACCTCGGCGCCGACTTCCGGCTGCGCGACGCGGACGCCTGGGCCCGCTACTACGGCGGCCCGCACGCCGGCACCTGGACGTACGGGCTGCCCGAACTGCCCGGCCAGCGCGCCCGCATCGCCGCCGCCAGCCGGGTCGCCAACACCGGCTGCTACGCCGCCACCATCACCCTCGCGCTCGCGCCGCTCATCGCCGCCGGGGTGGCCAGCCCGGACGACGTCGTGGTGGTCGCCGCCTCCGGCACCTCGGGCGCGGGACGGGCCGCCAAGGCGCACCTGCTCGGCAGCGAGGTGATGGGCGACCTGAGCCCGTACAAGGTGGGTGCCCACCAGCACGTACCCGAGATCAAGCAGGCCACCGGCGCGACCTCGCTGTCCATGACCCCGGTCCTCGCGCCGATGCCGCGCGGCATCCTGGCCACCGTGACCGCCGTGCCCACCGGCGCCGCCGACCCGCGCGAGGTGCTGGCCGCCGCGTACGCCGACGCGCCGTTCGTGCACGTGCTCCCGCCCGGCGCCTGGCCGCACACCGCCGCCACCGCCGGATCCAACTCCTGCCACCTGCAGGCCGGAGTGGACGCCGACTCCGGCCGGATCATCGTGGTCAGCGCGCTCGACAACCTGGGCAAGGGCGCCGCCGGGCAGGCCGTGCAGTGCGCCAACCTCATGTACGGCCTGGCCGAGACCACCGGCCTGTCGGTGTACGGGGTGGCCCCATGA
- a CDS encoding glycoside hydrolase family 3 N-terminal domain-containing protein has product MTGDPPYRDVSRTVDERVEDLLSRMTLPEKVGQMLQLDARGDIKEIVADKLAGSILHASPRTMLEAIGLAARTRLGIPLLTAEDCIHGHSFWPGATIFPTQLALACTFDAALVERVARVTAVEVAATGIHWTFSPVLCVTRDLRWGRVGETFGEDPYLIGELGSAMVRGYQGAGLSDPTAILATAKHFAGYSETQGGRDASEADLSPRKLRSWFLPPFERVAREGVRTFMLGYQSMDGVPITANRWLLNDVLKQEWGFTGTLVTDWDNVGRMVWEQRVCADQTEAAAVAVRAGNDLIMTTPDFGTGAQAAVAAGLLAETEIDAAVRRILRLKFELGLFENPRAPDAGRQAAVIGAPEHAALNLEVARRGLVLLRNDGLLPLAPSTPRTVAVLGPNADDPHAQLGDWAGASGQVDWMPDGHPRELIETVLDGFRAVAPGDWTITHARGADIERLVPDPEGPLYPDGQPRPPLSRPAPADPALIAEAVAAAHAADVAVVVLGDTVALTGEACSTATLELQGGQIALLDALAATGTPTVLVLINSKPAALPDSALRCAAVIQAFNPGMRGGRAVAELVLGHIEPTGRLPVSVARHVGQQPVFYNQIRGQHGNRYADLTQDPLFVFGEGLSYSTVEYDGLAIERPRVGVPDVVRATVRLTNTGGRPATETVQAYVRDLVTSVTWADLELKAYRQVRVAPGESVTVEVEVAAADCTLVTADGRRIVEPGDFELLVGRSSRRDDLLAARFSIT; this is encoded by the coding sequence GTGACCGGAGATCCCCCGTACCGCGATGTTTCGCGGACCGTCGACGAGCGGGTCGAGGATCTGCTGTCCCGCATGACGCTGCCCGAGAAGGTCGGGCAGATGCTCCAGCTCGACGCCCGCGGCGACATCAAGGAGATCGTGGCGGACAAGCTCGCGGGCTCGATCCTGCACGCCTCCCCCCGCACGATGCTGGAGGCCATCGGCCTGGCCGCCCGGACCCGGCTCGGCATCCCGCTGCTCACCGCGGAGGACTGCATCCACGGGCACTCGTTCTGGCCCGGCGCCACCATCTTCCCGACCCAGCTCGCGCTGGCCTGCACCTTCGACGCCGCCCTGGTCGAGCGGGTCGCCCGGGTGACCGCGGTCGAGGTCGCCGCCACCGGCATCCACTGGACCTTCTCCCCCGTCCTGTGCGTGACCCGGGACCTGCGCTGGGGGCGCGTCGGCGAGACGTTCGGCGAGGACCCGTACCTCATCGGTGAGCTGGGCTCCGCGATGGTGCGCGGATACCAGGGCGCGGGGCTGAGCGACCCGACCGCCATCCTCGCCACCGCCAAACACTTCGCCGGATACTCCGAGACCCAGGGCGGCCGGGACGCCAGCGAGGCCGACCTGAGCCCGCGCAAGCTGCGCTCGTGGTTCCTCCCGCCGTTCGAGCGGGTGGCCCGCGAGGGCGTGCGCACCTTCATGCTCGGCTACCAGTCGATGGACGGGGTGCCGATCACCGCGAACCGGTGGCTGCTCAACGACGTGCTCAAACAGGAGTGGGGCTTCACCGGCACGCTGGTCACCGACTGGGACAACGTCGGCCGGATGGTCTGGGAACAGCGGGTCTGCGCCGACCAGACCGAGGCCGCGGCGGTCGCGGTCCGCGCCGGCAACGACCTGATCATGACAACCCCCGATTTCGGTACGGGCGCCCAGGCCGCGGTCGCCGCCGGGCTGCTGGCCGAGACGGAGATCGACGCCGCGGTACGCCGGATCCTGCGGCTGAAGTTCGAGCTCGGCCTGTTCGAGAACCCGCGTGCCCCGGACGCCGGGCGCCAGGCCGCGGTCATCGGCGCCCCCGAACACGCCGCCCTCAACCTGGAGGTCGCCCGGCGCGGCCTGGTGCTGCTGCGCAACGACGGCCTGCTGCCGCTGGCGCCGAGCACCCCCCGTACGGTCGCGGTGCTCGGCCCGAACGCCGACGACCCGCACGCCCAGCTCGGCGACTGGGCCGGCGCCTCCGGGCAGGTCGACTGGATGCCGGACGGCCATCCCCGCGAGCTGATCGAGACCGTGCTGGACGGGTTCCGCGCCGTGGCGCCCGGCGACTGGACCATCACCCACGCGCGCGGCGCCGACATCGAGAGGCTGGTGCCGGACCCCGAAGGGCCGCTCTACCCCGACGGGCAGCCCCGCCCGCCGCTGTCCCGCCCGGCCCCCGCCGATCCCGCGCTGATCGCGGAGGCCGTCGCCGCCGCGCACGCCGCCGACGTCGCGGTCGTGGTGCTCGGCGACACGGTCGCCCTCACCGGCGAGGCCTGCTCCACGGCCACCCTGGAGTTGCAGGGCGGGCAGATCGCGCTGCTGGACGCGCTCGCCGCGACCGGCACCCCGACCGTGCTCGTACTGATCAACTCGAAGCCGGCCGCGCTGCCCGACTCGGCACTGCGCTGCGCGGCCGTGATCCAGGCGTTCAACCCCGGGATGCGCGGCGGCCGGGCCGTGGCCGAACTGGTGCTGGGCCACATCGAGCCCACCGGGCGGCTGCCCGTCTCGGTGGCCCGGCACGTCGGCCAGCAGCCGGTCTTCTACAACCAGATCCGCGGCCAGCACGGCAACCGGTACGCCGACCTGACCCAGGACCCGCTGTTCGTGTTCGGCGAAGGGCTCAGCTACTCCACGGTCGAATACGACGGCCTGGCGATCGAGCGGCCGCGGGTGGGTGTTCCCGACGTCGTGCGGGCGACCGTCCGCCTGACGAACACCGGCGGGCGTCCGGCCACCGAAACTGTGCAGGCGTACGTGCGCGACCTGGTCACCAGCGTGACCTGGGCGGATCTGGAGTTGAAGGCGTACCGGCAGGTGCGGGTGGCGCCCGGGGAGAGCGTCACGGTCGAGGTGGAGGTGGCGGCAGCCGACTGCACCCTGGTCACCGCGGACGGGCGCCGGATCGTCGAACCGGGCGACTTCGAGCTGCTGGTCGGCCGCAGCTCCCGCCGCGACGACCTGCTGGCCGCACGGTTCTCCATCACCTGA
- a CDS encoding SanA/YdcF family protein, with translation MRKITLRRALRRLVAVGALGAAAAVLAMAAGALWARAGADGHVYAVDAVPAAPVALVLGAQVDPGGVPSPFLAARLEIARQLYADGKVGAILVSGDHGRWEYNEPGAMFHWLVDHGVPSQQIVLDHAGFDTYDSCARASQIFGVRQAIVVTQSYHIDRAVALCRHLGVDASGVGDDTVRIYRQPWLHSATRERGAVVKALFDVASGRDPVFLGRQETGVEAALS, from the coding sequence ATGCGGAAGATCACCCTGCGTCGCGCCCTGCGACGCCTCGTCGCGGTCGGGGCGCTCGGCGCGGCCGCCGCCGTGCTGGCGATGGCGGCGGGCGCCCTGTGGGCGCGGGCCGGCGCCGACGGGCACGTGTACGCCGTGGACGCCGTACCCGCGGCGCCCGTGGCGCTGGTGCTCGGCGCGCAGGTGGACCCGGGCGGGGTGCCGTCGCCGTTCCTAGCGGCGCGCCTGGAGATCGCCCGCCAGCTGTACGCCGACGGCAAGGTCGGGGCGATCCTCGTCTCCGGCGACCACGGCCGGTGGGAGTACAACGAGCCCGGCGCGATGTTCCACTGGCTGGTCGACCACGGGGTGCCGTCGCAGCAGATCGTGCTCGACCACGCCGGGTTCGACACGTACGACTCGTGCGCCCGGGCCAGTCAGATCTTCGGGGTACGCCAGGCGATCGTGGTGACCCAGAGTTACCACATCGACCGGGCGGTGGCCCTGTGCCGCCACCTCGGGGTGGACGCCAGCGGGGTCGGCGACGACACCGTACGCATCTACCGGCAGCCGTGGCTGCACAGCGCCACCCGGGAGCGGGGCGCGGTCGTCAAGGCGCTGTTCGACGTGGCGTCGGGGCGCGACCCGGTGTTCCTCGGCCGCCAGGAGACCGGCGTCGAGGCCGCCCTGAGCTGA
- a CDS encoding nuclear transport factor 2 family protein: MAGTEAGERIVAEALAAATAGDVPALTALLHPYLHWAEPGVRLRGRRNVLARLAVGPAPQPPTAFELRDGQIYRWTRT; the protein is encoded by the coding sequence ATGGCGGGTACCGAGGCAGGGGAGCGGATCGTGGCGGAGGCGTTGGCCGCCGCCACCGCAGGGGACGTGCCGGCGCTCACGGCGCTGCTGCACCCGTACCTGCACTGGGCGGAGCCGGGGGTGCGGCTGCGCGGGCGCCGCAACGTGCTCGCCCGGCTGGCGGTCGGGCCCGCGCCGCAACCGCCGACGGCGTTCGAGCTGCGCGACGGCCAGATCTACCGGTGGACCCGGACGTAG
- the pheT gene encoding phenylalanine--tRNA ligase subunit beta: protein MKVSLSWLREYVDLPASLSAAELEKALIGLGIEVESVVDQAATVSGDLVVGRVLEIEELTGFKKPIRFNLVDVGNPEPQEIICGARNYAVGDLVAVILPGGELPGGFKIGARKTYGKTSAGMICSAAELGLSGDHSGIIVLPPGVAEPGTDARPIVGLDDVLVDVEITPDRGYEMSIRGLARELSYAFDSAYRDPGGLPFAAGTAEPPYPVTVEDTVGCDRFAARVVRGIDPNAPSPEWMQRRLVAAGIRTISLPVDITNYLMLETGQPMHVFDLDRLRGGLVVRRAHHGEKLTTLDGVTRVLDAEDMVILDDSGPVSLAAVMGGETSEWHQGTVNVLLEAAHWDPVMVGRTARRHRLFSEAAKRWERGVDSRLPLVALERAVAILTEYAGGTVDERVLDLDHVQPPAPVRLDPALPSRRIGVPYPAERVVELLTRIGCTVEGADPLVVTPPSWRPDLLAPADLVEEVARLGGYDAIPSILPLAPGGRGLTPAQRRRRSVGRALAEAGCVEVLSYPFVSPSVHDAFGLAPDDPRRSAARLTNPLSEEEPQLRTSLLPTLLGALKRNLGRGHRDLALYEIGTVFRPHLSAVAPPEMGVEHRPSDADWAAANDIVPEQPWHLAVVFAGAIEPAGWWGAGRPAGWADAVEAARIAVSAAGLPADRVRVESAEYAPWHPGRCAAVLVDDVTVGYAGELHPAVVSALELPRRTCAVELDLDALPPAPVVQSVRLATFPPALIDVALIVDANVPAAQVQDSLVAGAGDLLETVHLFDVYTDAQLGQGKRSLAYKLTFRAPDRTLTVEEAVAARDAAVAAAASRHGAVLRGA from the coding sequence ATGAAGGTGTCGCTGTCCTGGCTGCGGGAGTACGTCGACCTGCCGGCGTCGCTGAGCGCGGCCGAACTGGAGAAGGCCCTGATCGGCCTCGGCATCGAGGTCGAGTCCGTCGTCGACCAGGCCGCCACCGTCTCCGGTGACCTGGTCGTCGGGCGGGTGCTGGAGATCGAGGAGCTGACCGGTTTCAAGAAGCCGATCCGCTTCAACCTCGTCGACGTCGGCAACCCGGAGCCGCAGGAGATCATCTGCGGGGCGCGCAACTACGCCGTCGGTGACCTCGTCGCGGTCATCCTGCCCGGCGGCGAGCTGCCGGGCGGCTTCAAGATCGGCGCCCGCAAGACGTACGGGAAGACCTCCGCGGGCATGATCTGCTCGGCGGCCGAGCTTGGCCTCAGCGGGGACCACTCCGGCATCATCGTGCTGCCGCCCGGCGTCGCCGAGCCCGGTACGGACGCCCGCCCGATCGTCGGCCTCGACGACGTGCTGGTGGACGTGGAGATCACCCCGGACCGCGGGTACGAGATGAGCATCCGTGGCCTGGCCCGCGAGCTGTCGTACGCGTTCGACAGCGCGTACCGGGATCCGGGTGGGCTGCCGTTCGCGGCGGGGACCGCCGAGCCGCCGTATCCGGTGACGGTCGAGGACACCGTCGGGTGTGACCGGTTCGCCGCCCGCGTCGTGCGCGGCATCGACCCGAACGCCCCCTCGCCGGAGTGGATGCAGCGCCGCCTCGTCGCGGCGGGCATCCGGACGATCTCGCTGCCGGTCGACATCACCAACTACCTGATGTTGGAGACCGGCCAGCCGATGCACGTGTTCGACCTGGACCGCCTGCGCGGCGGCCTGGTGGTGCGCCGCGCCCACCACGGCGAGAAACTGACCACGCTGGACGGTGTGACCCGGGTGCTCGACGCCGAGGACATGGTCATCCTCGACGACTCGGGTCCGGTGTCGCTGGCCGCCGTCATGGGCGGCGAGACCAGCGAATGGCACCAGGGCACGGTGAACGTGCTGCTGGAGGCCGCCCACTGGGATCCGGTGATGGTCGGGCGCACCGCCCGGCGGCACCGGCTGTTCAGCGAGGCCGCGAAGCGGTGGGAGCGCGGTGTCGACTCGCGGCTGCCGCTGGTCGCCCTGGAACGGGCCGTCGCCATCCTCACCGAGTACGCGGGCGGCACGGTCGACGAGCGGGTCCTCGACCTCGATCACGTCCAGCCGCCCGCCCCGGTCCGGCTGGACCCCGCCCTGCCGTCGCGCCGGATCGGCGTGCCGTACCCGGCGGAGCGGGTGGTCGAGCTGCTCACCCGGATCGGCTGCACCGTCGAGGGCGCCGACCCGCTGGTGGTCACCCCGCCGTCCTGGCGTCCCGACCTGCTGGCCCCGGCCGATCTGGTCGAGGAGGTGGCCCGCCTCGGCGGGTACGACGCGATCCCGAGCATCCTGCCGCTGGCGCCGGGCGGGCGCGGGCTCACCCCGGCACAGCGCCGCCGCCGCTCGGTGGGCCGGGCGCTGGCCGAGGCCGGGTGCGTGGAGGTGCTGTCGTACCCGTTCGTGTCGCCGTCGGTGCACGACGCGTTCGGGCTGGCCCCCGACGACCCGCGGCGCAGCGCGGCCCGGCTGACCAACCCACTGTCGGAGGAGGAGCCGCAGCTGCGCACGTCGTTGCTGCCCACCCTGCTCGGCGCGCTCAAGCGCAACCTCGGGCGCGGCCACCGGGACCTGGCCCTCTACGAGATCGGTACGGTATTCCGGCCGCACCTGTCCGCCGTCGCGCCACCGGAGATGGGGGTCGAGCACCGCCCGTCCGACGCCGACTGGGCAGCGGCCAACGACATCGTTCCGGAGCAGCCGTGGCACCTCGCCGTGGTGTTCGCGGGCGCCATCGAGCCCGCGGGCTGGTGGGGCGCCGGGCGGCCGGCCGGGTGGGCGGACGCGGTGGAGGCCGCCCGGATCGCGGTGTCCGCGGCCGGGCTGCCCGCCGACCGGGTACGCGTCGAGTCCGCCGAGTACGCGCCGTGGCATCCGGGCCGGTGCGCGGCCGTCCTGGTCGACGACGTGACCGTCGGGTACGCGGGGGAGTTGCACCCGGCCGTGGTGTCGGCGCTGGAGCTGCCGCGGCGTACCTGCGCGGTGGAGCTCGACCTGGACGCCCTGCCGCCGGCGCCGGTGGTGCAGTCCGTCCGGCTGGCCACGTTCCCGCCCGCCCTGATCGACGTGGCGCTGATCGTGGACGCGAACGTGCCCGCCGCGCAGGTCCAGGACTCCCTGGTCGCCGGGGCCGGGGATCTGCTCGAAACGGTGCACCTGTTCGACGTGTACACCGACGCGCAGTTGGGGCAGGGCAAGCGCAGCCTGGCGTACAAGCTGACGTTCCGGGCCCCGGACCGCACCCTGACGGTCGAGGAGGCCGTGGCGGCCCGCGACGCGGCCGTGGCCGCTGCCGCGTCCCGCCACGGGGCGGTGCTGCGCGGAGCGTAG
- a CDS encoding phenylalanine--tRNA ligase subunit alpha, which produces MSYRNDPYDPKQAALLDPEALDAAVAEAEKAFAGASDLDALGALKPAHLGDRSPVSLARREIGSLPPAAKSDAGKRVNVARQSIQAAFDARHAELERERAERMLVEERVDVTLPWDRRPRGARHPLTTLMEHMADLFVGMGYEVAEGPELELEWANFDALNIGPDNPVRGAMDTFYLDLPGLVMRTHTSPAQVRSMLTRKPPIYIVCPGRAYRTDELDATHSPVFHQIEGLVIDEGITMAHLRGTLDHFARAMFGPDAQTRWRPHYFPFTEPSAEFDVWFAQHRDGPRWVEWGGCGMVNPRVLTACGIDPERYSGFAFGMGVERTLMFRNGVSDMREMVEGDVRFARQYGMEV; this is translated from the coding sequence ATGTCCTACCGCAACGATCCGTACGATCCGAAGCAGGCCGCTCTGCTCGACCCCGAGGCGCTCGACGCCGCCGTCGCCGAGGCCGAGAAGGCCTTCGCCGGCGCGTCCGACCTGGACGCCCTCGGCGCGCTGAAGCCAGCCCACCTGGGCGATCGGTCCCCGGTGTCGCTGGCCCGGCGCGAGATCGGCTCGCTGCCCCCGGCCGCGAAGTCCGACGCGGGCAAGCGTGTCAACGTGGCCCGGCAGTCCATTCAGGCCGCCTTCGACGCCCGGCACGCCGAGCTGGAGCGCGAACGCGCCGAGCGCATGCTGGTCGAGGAGCGCGTCGACGTCACCCTGCCGTGGGACCGCCGCCCGCGCGGCGCCCGGCACCCGCTGACCACCCTCATGGAACACATGGCGGACCTGTTCGTCGGCATGGGTTACGAGGTCGCCGAGGGGCCCGAGCTGGAGCTGGAGTGGGCGAACTTCGACGCCCTCAACATCGGCCCGGACAACCCGGTGCGCGGCGCGATGGACACGTTCTATCTGGACCTGCCGGGTCTGGTGATGCGGACGCACACCTCACCGGCGCAGGTGCGCAGCATGCTGACCCGCAAGCCGCCGATCTACATCGTCTGCCCGGGGCGGGCGTACCGGACCGATGAGCTGGACGCCACGCACAGCCCGGTGTTCCACCAGATCGAGGGCCTGGTGATCGACGAGGGCATCACCATGGCGCACCTGCGCGGCACGCTGGACCACTTCGCCCGGGCGATGTTCGGGCCGGACGCGCAGACCCGCTGGCGGCCGCACTACTTCCCGTTCACGGAGCCGTCCGCCGAGTTCGACGTGTGGTTCGCGCAGCACCGCGACGGGCCGCGCTGGGTCGAGTGGGGTGGCTGCGGCATGGTCAACCCGCGGGTGCTCACCGCCTGCGGCATCGACCCGGAGCGGTACTCGGGCTTCGCGTTCGGCATGGGCGTCGAGCGGACCCTGATGTTCCGCAACGGGGTCAGCGACATGCGGGAGATGGTCGAGGGCGACGTCCGGTTCGCCCGCCAGTACGGGATGGAGGTCTGA
- a CDS encoding TrmH family RNA methyltransferase: protein MSRDGGRLFTPRTPRIVAARRLQRRREREQSGRFLAEGPQAVREAVAAGAVIELFGTVAALDRYAALAADAEQVSAVTDEALEALADTVQPQGLVAVCRQVDIGLREALAKRPRLIAVAADIRDPGNAGTILRTADAAGAGAVVFAGDAVDPYNGKCVRASAGSLFHVDVVRDRAPDAVLDALRAAGVQVLAATGHGADDLDDLLDAGELARPTAWLFGSEAHGLPADLLAAADRRVRVPIHGAAESLNLAAAAAVCLYASARALR, encoded by the coding sequence ATGAGCCGTGACGGGGGGCGCCTTTTCACGCCCCGTACCCCGCGCATCGTCGCTGCCCGGCGCCTGCAGCGGCGCCGCGAGCGCGAGCAGAGCGGCCGCTTCCTCGCCGAAGGCCCCCAGGCCGTGCGGGAGGCGGTGGCCGCGGGCGCGGTCATCGAACTGTTCGGCACCGTGGCGGCCCTGGACCGCTACGCCGCGCTGGCCGCCGACGCCGAGCAGGTCTCCGCGGTCACCGACGAGGCCCTCGAGGCGCTGGCCGACACCGTGCAGCCGCAGGGCCTGGTCGCCGTCTGCCGCCAGGTCGACATCGGGCTGCGCGAGGCCCTCGCGAAACGGCCCCGGCTGATCGCCGTGGCCGCGGACATCCGCGACCCCGGCAACGCCGGGACCATTCTGCGTACGGCCGACGCCGCGGGCGCGGGCGCGGTGGTCTTCGCCGGCGACGCGGTGGACCCCTACAACGGCAAATGTGTACGCGCCTCCGCGGGCAGCCTGTTCCACGTCGACGTGGTCCGCGACCGCGCGCCCGACGCCGTCCTCGACGCGTTGCGTGCCGCCGGGGTGCAGGTGCTGGCGGCCACCGGGCACGGCGCCGACGACCTCGACGACCTGCTCGACGCGGGGGAGCTGGCCCGGCCGACCGCCTGGCTGTTCGGCTCCGAGGCGCACGGCCTGCCCGCCGATCTGCTGGCCGCTGCCGACCGCCGCGTGCGTGTCCCCATCCACGGCGCCGCCGAGAGCCTCAACCTCGCCGCCGCCGCCGCGGTCTGCCTCTACGCCTCCGCCCGCGCCCTCCGCTGA
- the rplT gene encoding 50S ribosomal protein L20: MARVKRAVNAQKKRRTLLETASGYRGQRSRLYRKAKEQVLHSMQYSYRDRRDRKGDFRQLWITRINAGARANGMTYNRLIQGLRLAGVEVDRKILADLAVNDAAAFATLVEVARKAVAAEGTGGAAAQAA; encoded by the coding sequence ATGGCACGCGTCAAGCGCGCTGTGAACGCCCAGAAGAAGCGCCGCACCCTGCTGGAGACCGCCAGCGGCTACCGCGGTCAGCGTTCGCGGCTGTACCGCAAGGCCAAGGAGCAGGTGCTGCACTCGATGCAGTACTCGTACCGCGACCGCCGGGACCGCAAGGGCGACTTCCGCCAGCTGTGGATCACCCGGATCAACGCGGGCGCCCGCGCCAACGGCATGACCTACAACCGGCTGATCCAGGGCCTGCGCCTGGCCGGTGTCGAGGTCGACCGCAAGATCCTGGCCGACCTCGCGGTCAACGACGCCGCCGCGTTCGCGACCCTCGTCGAGGTCGCGCGCAAGGCCGTCGCGGCCGAGGGCACCGGCGGCGCAGCCGCTCAGGCTGCCTGA
- the rpmI gene encoding 50S ribosomal protein L35, which translates to MPKMKSHTGMGKRVKVTGGGKLVTEQAGKRHRLEGKSSKVTRRMTGTVVVAKADTKRVKKLLGR; encoded by the coding sequence GTGCCGAAGATGAAGAGCCACACCGGCATGGGCAAGCGGGTGAAGGTCACCGGCGGCGGCAAGCTCGTCACCGAGCAGGCCGGCAAGCGGCACCGGCTGGAGGGCAAGTCCTCCAAGGTGACCCGCCGGATGACCGGCACCGTCGTGGTGGCGAAGGCCGACACGAAGCGAGTCAAGAAGCTGCTGGGCCGCTGA
- the infC gene encoding translation initiation factor IF-3: MNEQIRAREVRLVGPEGEQVGIVPLERALQLAADVDLDLVEVAPMARPPVCKLMDFGKFKYESALKAREARRNQQQTVIKEMKLRPKIDPHDYETKKGHVVRFLKAGDKVKVTIMFRGREQSRPELGFRLLRRLSEEIADLGFVEASPKQDGRNMIMVLAPHRATKAAAAAASGKTPREQREGEGAEAPPAAAADTTAE; the protein is encoded by the coding sequence GTGAACGAACAGATCCGGGCCCGCGAGGTCCGTCTGGTCGGTCCGGAGGGTGAGCAGGTGGGCATCGTCCCGCTCGAGCGCGCCCTCCAGCTGGCCGCGGATGTCGACCTGGACCTGGTCGAGGTTGCGCCTATGGCGCGCCCGCCGGTGTGCAAGCTCATGGACTTCGGCAAGTTCAAGTACGAGAGCGCACTGAAGGCGCGCGAAGCGCGGCGCAACCAGCAGCAGACCGTCATCAAGGAGATGAAGCTCCGGCCGAAGATCGATCCGCACGACTACGAGACCAAGAAGGGTCACGTGGTGCGGTTCCTCAAGGCGGGCGACAAGGTCAAGGTGACGATCATGTTCCGCGGTCGCGAGCAGAGCCGCCCGGAGCTGGGCTTCCGGCTCCTGCGCCGGCTCAGCGAGGAGATCGCGGACCTGGGTTTCGTGGAGGCCAGTCCGAAGCAGGACGGCCGCAACATGATCATGGTCCTGGCCCCGCACCGGGCTACGAAGGCTGCTGCCGCCGCCGCGAGTGGGAAGACCCCCCGTGAGCAGCGCGAGGGCGAGGGTGCCGAGGCACCGCCGGCCGCAGCCGCCGACACCACCGCAGAGTGA
- a CDS encoding PH domain-containing protein: MTQSSAPVVYRPRRIRWVAGAAAATVVILFTVLSFGLHGATGDGVGQFARGDQTAMIGLGVLIGLGILAFTRPRVSADAAGVRVRNVVGGYELPWSVVRAVRFDRNSPWATLELLDDETISIHALQAVDREYAVEGVRTLRALHQGAADAPT; encoded by the coding sequence GTGACGCAGTCCTCCGCCCCGGTCGTCTACCGCCCCCGGCGCATCCGCTGGGTGGCGGGCGCCGCCGCGGCGACCGTGGTGATCCTGTTCACCGTGCTCAGCTTCGGTCTGCACGGCGCGACCGGCGACGGCGTCGGCCAGTTCGCGCGCGGCGACCAGACCGCCATGATCGGCCTGGGCGTACTCATCGGCCTGGGCATCTTGGCCTTCACCCGGCCCCGGGTGAGCGCTGACGCGGCCGGGGTGCGCGTTCGCAACGTCGTCGGCGGGTACGAGCTGCCCTGGTCGGTGGTGCGGGCCGTCCGGTTCGACCGCAATTCGCCGTGGGCGACCCTGGAACTGCTGGACGACGAGACGATCTCGATCCACGCCCTGCAGGCGGTCGACCGCGAGTACGCGGTGGAGGGGGTGCGCACGCTGCGGGCCCTGCATCAGGGCGCGGCGGACGCGCCGACCTGA